A part of Liolophura sinensis isolate JHLJ2023 chromosome 1, CUHK_Ljap_v2, whole genome shotgun sequence genomic DNA contains:
- the LOC135482079 gene encoding ankyrin repeat and MYND domain-containing protein 2-like, whose amino-acid sequence MAESEKKDGIMSEQEKKLFDSIVQGSAEEVKSLLAVDGVRVDCIDDTGMSPLQHAAFRGRKDLCELFLAHGADVNSSHHENGYSSLMFAALSGNVEVTRLMLEAGARVDHINSVNRTAAQMAAFVGQHQVVSLINNFCPMETVEYYTKCQALEKEPRLPPSLAPALHRLINMSNLNPVGISLYLLNHKGLLENSYKVAKVLEHMCESNMKSHDTNDIMAMKTHYLACVIRQASKSLEEKNDNLQTWIKALLRGRDGDGFQEFQERFIRQTFKDFPYVESELLQQMVRNVAPVKIGDEPTALSILVSGINGQHYVREEENSCSTCGKPKAPKNCSACKMVKYCDQSCQKLHWFTHKKFCKQLAEEFVRYEAEKEKLRQADLAREMEEKANIKESQTEVNGKEDQTTESPSPGSEKEYKADSPSAEKSVLIEGSKENS is encoded by the exons ATGGCCGAGAGTGAGAAGAAGGATGGTATCATGagtgaacaagaaaaaaaattattcgaTTCAATTGTACAAG GGTCAGCTGAAGAAGTTAAGTCTTTGCTTGCCGTGGATGGAGTTCGAGTGGATTGCATAGATGAT acaGGTATGTCCCCACTCCAGCATGCTGCCTTCCGTGGCAGAAAAGATCTTTGTGAACTATTTCTAGCACATGGTGCTGATGTGAACTCCAGTCACCATGAGAATGGATACTCATCTCTTATGTTTGCTGCCCTATCTG GTAACGTTGAAGTAACTCGTCTTATGTTAGAAGCTGGTGCTCGGGTAGACCACATTAACTCTGTCAACAGAACAGCCGCTCAGATGGCTGCGTTTGTGG GTCAACAccaagttgtctcccttattAACAACTTTTGTCCCATGGAGACTGTGGAGTACTACACAAAATGCCAAG CTTTAGAGAAAGAACCAAGGCTTCCTCCTAGTTTAGCCCCAGCTTTACACAGGTTAATTAATATGTCCAACCTGAATCCAGTAGGG ATTTCTCTCTATCTTCTCAATCATAAAGGATTGTTAGAAAATTCTTACAAAGTAGCTAAGGTGTTGGAGCATATGTGCGAGTCTAACAtgaagtcacatgacacaaatGACATCATGGCTATGAAGACCCATTACCTGGCCTGTGTTATCAGGCAAGCCAGCAAATCACTAGAAGAGAAGAACGACAACTTACAAACCTGGATCAAGGC TCTACTAAGAGGCAGAGATGGCGATGGGTTTCAAGAATTCCAGGAGCGATTCATTAGGCAGACATTTAAGGACTTCCCCTATGTGGAGTCTGAACTTCTACAGCAGATGGTTAGGAATGTGGCTCCAGTTAAAATA GGAGATGAGCCTACAGCGTTGTCAATCCTTGTGTCAGGTATAAATGGACAGCACTATGTGAGGGAGGAAGAAAACAGCTGCAGCACATGTGGGAAACCCAAGGCGCCAAAGAACTGCTCAGCTTGTAAAATG gTGAAATACTGTGACCAGTCTTGTCAAAAACTCCATTGGTTCACCCACAAGAAGTTCTGTAAACAATTAGCAG AAGAGTTTGTGAGATATgaagcagaaaaagaaaaattgcgACAAGCAGATTTGGCAAGGGAGATGGAAGAAAAAGCTAACATCAAAGAATCTCAAACTGaag TCAATGGAAAAGAAGATCAGACAACAGAGAGTCCTTCTCCAGGTTCAGAAAAAGAATACAAGGCGGACAGCCCAAGTGCCGAGAAATCTGTTCTGATTGAAGGCAGCAAGGAAAACAGTTGA